A stretch of Tripterygium wilfordii isolate XIE 37 chromosome 11, ASM1340144v1, whole genome shotgun sequence DNA encodes these proteins:
- the LOC120009304 gene encoding myosin-binding protein 1 isoform X2 gives MAVKEMSCVKSQKSSKGIGTALASAVLEWLLIFMLVIVAVFSYSITKFAVYCHLQNPCLLCSRLDHALGNKKRKYYWDLICRNHKLEISSLVFCHLHENLADVHSMCENCLFSFATMNKSNAETYRLLVGKLGEDSKCGFDQNPPLDCCNPNHVNIRCSCCNEPLHLKGNSEQLMQIKSFGLRVPDRDMILSAVGQNQDAVDKRIEKPSASFRVTRKRNRGIDLSHIGYTELKITSDTESETVLSDDGGDDTSAQNCQTNPQEDLTVQSVDIKPCIITLPRDMTSEKPIDPFSAPEPSLVISEVQANVIKTDDMTNVTSTVSVGRGLVELDWEDFKGDPSSYSEIMPLEEIPPSTDTRETSAEAPKDSRTISLENVPPPMDAMETPIEVSKGVMRTGEVVESLMTGHAEVCEVRTDAISTTDTATETNPISSDSSQHLSGLLDLSDAYKLAVGGRGRQLSGMLTEQWIGKDSSRLSEDLKQLLSQMSSSRGFELSINDMSPRVPLSINDMSPRVSLNSDELRASNASGMQILQKRISLERNESGLESLDGSLVSEIEGESIVDRLKRQIEHDRKLLNAMYKELEEERNASAIAVNQAMAMITKLQEEKAALHMEALQNLRMMEEQAEYDMQALQKENDILSRKEEEIQDLEVKLAYYRNKYPDESPLENLLEPILTRDVRVDLEASFIEEEASSIVQ, from the exons ATGGCTGTGAAGGAGATGTCTTGTGTTAAATCACAGAAAAGTTCTAAGGGTATTGGCACGGCTTTGGCATCAGCTGTTCTTGAATGGCTGCTGATCTTTATGCTTGTGATTGTTGCTGTATTTTCGTACTCGATCACAAAATTTGCTGTTTACTGTCACTTGCAAAACCCATGTCTTCTATGCTCAAGGCTGGATCATGCCTTGGGcaataagaaaaggaaatattATTGGGATCTCATCTGCCGAAATCATAAGTTGGAAATTTCTTCCTTGGTTTTCTGCCATCTTCATGAAAACCTTGCTGATGTCCATAGCATGTGTGAAAATTGCCTCTTCTCATTTGCCACAATGAACAAGTCTAATGCTGAAACGTACAGATTGTTGGTGGGTAAGTTGGGAGAAGATTCAAAATGTGGTTTTGATCAGAACCCACCACTTGACTGTTGTAACCCAAATCATGTGAATATAAGGTGTTCTTGTTGCAATGAGCCATtgcatttaaaaggaaattctgAGCAATTGATGCAGATTAAATCATTCGGCTTGCGGGTTCCTGATCGTGATATGATTTTATCAGCTGTTGGACAAAATCAGGATGCCGTAGATAAGAGAATAGAGAAACCATCTGCATCATTCAGAGTTACCCGTAAAAGAAACCGTGGGATTGATCTCTCTCATATAGGATACACTGAGCTTAAGATTACTTCTGATACTGAATCTGAAACTGTGCTTTCAGATGATGGTGGTGATGATACTAGTGCTCAAAATTGTCAAACCAATCCCCAGGAAGATCTTACAGTTCAATCAGTAGACATAAAGCCTTGCATCATCACGTTACCCCGAGACATGACCTCGGAGAAGCCGATAGATCCATTTTCAGCACCTGAGCCTTCACTTGTCATCTCAGAAGTGCAAGCAAATGTCATCAAGACCGATGATATGACTAATGTAACATCCACCGTCTCAGTTGGGCGTGGTTTGGTGGAACTGGATTGGGAAGATTTCAAAGGTGACCCTTCCTCATATTCAGAAATTATGCCCCTTGAAGAAATTCCACCATCAACCGATACCAGAGAAACTTCAGCTGAAGCACCAAAAGATAGCAGGACCATTTCCCTTGAAAATGTACCTCCACCAATGGATGCTATGGAAACTCCAATTGAAGTTTCAAAAG GGGTCATGAGGACTGGTGAAGTTGTGGAATCACTTATGACTGGCCATGCGGAGGTTTGCGAGGTACGAACTGATGCCATCTCAACAACTGACACAGCTACTGAAACAAATCCTATTTCAAGTGATAGCAGTCAACACTTGTCCGGTTTATTGGATCTTAGTGATGCTTACAAGCTAGCAGTTGGTGGTAGGGGAAGGCAGTTGTCAGGAATGCTCACAGAACAATGGATCGGAAAGGATTCTTCAAGACTCAGTGAAGATTTAAAGCAATTGCTGTCACAAATGTCTTCTTCTCGAGGATTTGAGTTATCAATTAATGATATGAGTCCTAGAGTGCCTCTATCAATTAACGATATGAGTCCTAGAGTGTCTCTAAATAGTGATGAACTGAGGGCTTCTAATGCTTCTGGAATGCAAATACTTCAAAAAAGGATCTCACTTGAAAGAAATGAGTCTGGTTTGGAATCACTGGATGGAAGCCTTGTCAGTGAAATCGAAGGGGAAAGCATTGTTGATCGGTTAAAACGACAGATTGAACACGACAGGAAATTGTTAAATGCTATGTATAAGGAGTTGGAGGAAGAAAGAAATGCCTCTGCCATTGCTGTGAATCAAGCAATGGCCATGATTACCAAACTCCAGGAAGAGAAGGCAGCACTGCATATGGAAGCTCTGCAAAACCTTAGAATGATGGAAGAACAGGCAGAATATGATATGCAAGCCCTTCAGAAAGAAAATGACATTCTTTCCAGAAAGGAGGAAGAGATTCAAGATCTTGAGGTAAAGCTTGCATATTATAGAAACAAATATCCAGATGAATCACCATTGGAGAACTTATTGGAGCCTATTTTGACTAGAGATGTCAGAGTAGATTTAGAAGCTAGTTTTATTGAAGAAGAAGCTTCATCTATTGTCCAATAA
- the LOC120009304 gene encoding myosin-binding protein 1 isoform X1 gives MAVKEMSCVKSQKSSKGIGTALASAVLEWLLIFMLVIVAVFSYSITKFAVYCHLQNPCLLCSRLDHALGNKKRKYYWDLICRNHKLEISSLVFCHLHENLADVHSMCENCLFSFATMNKSNAETYRLLVGKLGEDSKCGFDQNPPLDCCNPNHVNIRCSCCNEPLHLKGNSEQLMQIKSFGLRVPDRDMILSAVGQNQDAVDKRIEKPSASFRVTRKRNRGIDLSHIGYTELKITSDTESETVLSDDGGDDTSAQNCQTNPQEDLTVQSVDIKPCIITLPRDMTSEKPIDPFSAPEPSLVISEVQANVIKTDDMTNVTSTVSVGRGLVELDWEDFKGDPSSYSEIMPLEEIPPSTDTRETSAEAPKDSRTISLENVPPPMDAMETPIEVSKAGVMRTGEVVESLMTGHAEVCEVRTDAISTTDTATETNPISSDSSQHLSGLLDLSDAYKLAVGGRGRQLSGMLTEQWIGKDSSRLSEDLKQLLSQMSSSRGFELSINDMSPRVPLSINDMSPRVSLNSDELRASNASGMQILQKRISLERNESGLESLDGSLVSEIEGESIVDRLKRQIEHDRKLLNAMYKELEEERNASAIAVNQAMAMITKLQEEKAALHMEALQNLRMMEEQAEYDMQALQKENDILSRKEEEIQDLEVKLAYYRNKYPDESPLENLLEPILTRDVRVDLEASFIEEEASSIVQ, from the exons ATGGCTGTGAAGGAGATGTCTTGTGTTAAATCACAGAAAAGTTCTAAGGGTATTGGCACGGCTTTGGCATCAGCTGTTCTTGAATGGCTGCTGATCTTTATGCTTGTGATTGTTGCTGTATTTTCGTACTCGATCACAAAATTTGCTGTTTACTGTCACTTGCAAAACCCATGTCTTCTATGCTCAAGGCTGGATCATGCCTTGGGcaataagaaaaggaaatattATTGGGATCTCATCTGCCGAAATCATAAGTTGGAAATTTCTTCCTTGGTTTTCTGCCATCTTCATGAAAACCTTGCTGATGTCCATAGCATGTGTGAAAATTGCCTCTTCTCATTTGCCACAATGAACAAGTCTAATGCTGAAACGTACAGATTGTTGGTGGGTAAGTTGGGAGAAGATTCAAAATGTGGTTTTGATCAGAACCCACCACTTGACTGTTGTAACCCAAATCATGTGAATATAAGGTGTTCTTGTTGCAATGAGCCATtgcatttaaaaggaaattctgAGCAATTGATGCAGATTAAATCATTCGGCTTGCGGGTTCCTGATCGTGATATGATTTTATCAGCTGTTGGACAAAATCAGGATGCCGTAGATAAGAGAATAGAGAAACCATCTGCATCATTCAGAGTTACCCGTAAAAGAAACCGTGGGATTGATCTCTCTCATATAGGATACACTGAGCTTAAGATTACTTCTGATACTGAATCTGAAACTGTGCTTTCAGATGATGGTGGTGATGATACTAGTGCTCAAAATTGTCAAACCAATCCCCAGGAAGATCTTACAGTTCAATCAGTAGACATAAAGCCTTGCATCATCACGTTACCCCGAGACATGACCTCGGAGAAGCCGATAGATCCATTTTCAGCACCTGAGCCTTCACTTGTCATCTCAGAAGTGCAAGCAAATGTCATCAAGACCGATGATATGACTAATGTAACATCCACCGTCTCAGTTGGGCGTGGTTTGGTGGAACTGGATTGGGAAGATTTCAAAGGTGACCCTTCCTCATATTCAGAAATTATGCCCCTTGAAGAAATTCCACCATCAACCGATACCAGAGAAACTTCAGCTGAAGCACCAAAAGATAGCAGGACCATTTCCCTTGAAAATGTACCTCCACCAATGGATGCTATGGAAACTCCAATTGAAGTTTCAAAAG CAGGGGTCATGAGGACTGGTGAAGTTGTGGAATCACTTATGACTGGCCATGCGGAGGTTTGCGAGGTACGAACTGATGCCATCTCAACAACTGACACAGCTACTGAAACAAATCCTATTTCAAGTGATAGCAGTCAACACTTGTCCGGTTTATTGGATCTTAGTGATGCTTACAAGCTAGCAGTTGGTGGTAGGGGAAGGCAGTTGTCAGGAATGCTCACAGAACAATGGATCGGAAAGGATTCTTCAAGACTCAGTGAAGATTTAAAGCAATTGCTGTCACAAATGTCTTCTTCTCGAGGATTTGAGTTATCAATTAATGATATGAGTCCTAGAGTGCCTCTATCAATTAACGATATGAGTCCTAGAGTGTCTCTAAATAGTGATGAACTGAGGGCTTCTAATGCTTCTGGAATGCAAATACTTCAAAAAAGGATCTCACTTGAAAGAAATGAGTCTGGTTTGGAATCACTGGATGGAAGCCTTGTCAGTGAAATCGAAGGGGAAAGCATTGTTGATCGGTTAAAACGACAGATTGAACACGACAGGAAATTGTTAAATGCTATGTATAAGGAGTTGGAGGAAGAAAGAAATGCCTCTGCCATTGCTGTGAATCAAGCAATGGCCATGATTACCAAACTCCAGGAAGAGAAGGCAGCACTGCATATGGAAGCTCTGCAAAACCTTAGAATGATGGAAGAACAGGCAGAATATGATATGCAAGCCCTTCAGAAAGAAAATGACATTCTTTCCAGAAAGGAGGAAGAGATTCAAGATCTTGAGGTAAAGCTTGCATATTATAGAAACAAATATCCAGATGAATCACCATTGGAGAACTTATTGGAGCCTATTTTGACTAGAGATGTCAGAGTAGATTTAGAAGCTAGTTTTATTGAAGAAGAAGCTTCATCTATTGTCCAATAA